The Vicia villosa cultivar HV-30 ecotype Madison, WI linkage group LG1, Vvil1.0, whole genome shotgun sequence genome includes a region encoding these proteins:
- the LOC131653158 gene encoding probable pectinesterase/pectinesterase inhibitor 41 gives MKTSTTTLYIIIIFFLSPFLASIISSQNTTCNNTPYPSFCKSTLPSDYLSIHEQTLFFLQQSLSITKTILQLISSYLNQSTIPNSTLLVLQDCLNLAELNTDLLSTVIETISNSSDSNINIFSNQVYDLQTLLSAVITNHQTCLDGFHDVNPYPRIRTTLSNPLSDGVKLYSTSLALFTHGWVSNDVISSSIEKTITMNNRKLLQTSVDNVIVTQKVVVNPDGSGDFVTINDAVDAAPNTTGSNNGYHVIYVVAGIYNEYVSIAKNKENLMIIGDGIDRTVITGDRSVVDGWTTFQSATFAVIGKGFVAVNMSFRNTAGPNKHQAVAVRNGADMSVFYNCSFEGYQDTLYAHSLRQFYKNCNIYGTVDFIFGNAAAVFQNCNMYPRLPMQNQFNAITAQGRTDPNQNTGFSIWNCYIVAASELGGANSNYNDIKTYLGRPWKEYSRTIYMQCFIDGLVDPKGWIEWLGDFALSTLYYGEFGNWGEGSSTSNRVTWEGYHLIDGKDADEFTVYKFIHCLIRYEDIVTGWNLTSFIFNRNKLSDKILYKREQLKYLRRL, from the exons ATGAAAACATCAACAACTACCCTATACattatcatcatcttcttcctctctccatTTCTAGCTTCCATCATTTCCTCCCAAAACACCACATGCAACAATACACCCTACCCATCATTCTGCAAATCTACTCTACCTTCTGATTATTTATCTATACATGAACAAACCCTTTTCTTCCTTCAACAATCCTTATCAATCACCAAAACCATTCTTCAACTAATCTCATCTTATCTTAACCAATCCACCATTCCAAATTCCACTTTACTTGTCCTTCAAGATTGTCTTAATCTTGCTGAACTAAACACTGATCTCTTATCCACTGTCATAGAAACCATTAGTAATAGTAGTGatagtaatattaatatatttagtaaTCAAGTTTATGATTTGCAAACCTTGCTTAGTGCTGTAATAACCAATCATCAAACATGTTTAGATGGTTTTCATGATGTGAATCCTTATCCAAGAATTAGAACTACCTTGTCAAATCCTCTTTCTGATGGGGTCAAACTATATAGCAcatctcttgctcttttcactcATGGTTGGGTTAGCAATGATGTTATAAGTTCATCAATAGAGAAAACAATTACAATGAATAACAGGAAGTTGTTGCAAACAAGTGTTGACAATGTAATAGTGACACAAAAAGTGGTTGTTAACCCAGATGGATCTGGAGATTTTGTTACCATAAATGATGCTGTGGATGCTGCACCTAATACAACAGGCTCCAACAATGGTTATCATGTAATTTATGTTGTAGCCGGGATTTATAATGAGTATGTTTCTATTGCTAAGAATAAAGAGAATCTAATGATCATCGGAGATGGAATCGATCGGACTGTCATCACTGGCGACCGTAGCGTGGTTGATGGTTGGACTACTTTCCAATCTGCAACTTTTG CTGTAATCGGAAAAGGATTTGTTGCGGTGAACATGTCATTTCGCAACACAGCGGGACCTAACAAGCATCAAGCAGTTGCAGTAAGAAACGGAGCAGACATGTCAGTTTTCTACAATTGCAGCTTCGAAGGTTACCAAGACACATTATACGCGCATTCCCTTAGACAATTCTACAAAAACTGCAACATTTACGGAACAGTTGATTTCATATTCGGCAACGCAGCAGCAGTATTCCAAAACTGCAACATGTATCCAAGACTCCCAATGCAAAATCAGTTCAATGCAATTACAGCACAAGGAAGAACAGATCCTAACCAAAACACAGGGTTCTCAATATGGAACTGTTACATTGTAGCAGCCAGTGAACTAGGGGGTGCAAATAGTAATTATAATGATATAAAGACATATTTGGGTAGGCCTTGGAAGGAGTATTCAAGGACAATTTATATGCAATGTTTTATTGATGGTTTGGTTGATCCTAAAGGTTGGATTGAATGGTTAGGggattttgcattgagtacattgTATTATGGAGAGTTTGGTAATTGGGGAGAAGGTTCAAGTACTAGTAATAGGGTCACATGGGAAGGGTACCATTTGATTGATGGAAAAGATGCTGATGAATTCACAGTTTATAAATTTATTCATTGTTTAATACGATATGAAGATATTGTTACCGGTTGGAATTTAACTAGTTTCATATTCAATAGGAATAAGTTAAGTGATAAAATACTATATAAAAGAGAGCAACTCAAGTACTTACGAAGACTATAA